ATCTGTTGAACACACAGACGTTCGATTAATAATGATACAATGTTGAAGAGTAGCCATTGGTACGAATGCTCATAGCTCTGTCCGGGTGGGGTAACACAGGTCCTTAAGAGCATATTGTTTGAAGGTTATATAATTTTAGTATAGTGATGTAtgacaaatattaatgaataactACGGTTTGTAAAAATCTACGCACAGGTTTAAGAGAAATGTCAATTTAAAGATAACAAACTTTTTCTTTAATTGGTTGCTACATTCGTATGCATTAATGGATTGTATCTCAGACTGAAGTTAAAAATGCTGCATATATAACGTTTGTTCTAACTGCAAACAAGATTAAAACATAAATCcgaattaaataaatcaaaagcCAAGGTGTTGATACACTTTCCCCGCCAACAAAAGAAACATAAACAGTATATCGATAAAATGCATACTCCCTCACAATATAAGAAACATATAAGATAACATATATTCCGGAATTCcaaccaaaatatatattttcaaaaacccTTGATAGCCCACAATCCCCATCCACATGTGTAATCCAGAAACCTAGCTAATTATACACAGACCCCAACGACACCAATGACCGAAGAGTATATTATACACAGCCCGTCAAAGTATTCAATGAATTTATTCCCAATAAATAGAAACAAAACTAGAGAAATCCGAAAGCTAAGACTTATTCAATTTACCTACAACCATAAGACTCCAAATGTCTTCATAATGTACATGGCGGTCTACCaacatcacttggtgtccgtcgttcTCCGTCGTAGTCGGTGTCGTCCGTTGTAAACTTGTAcataaatcttctcctctaagGTTAACTGTATAGTGAATATGACAGCTGGCTATACAGCGCATACAAAAGTGGGAGATTGTAGCTAGGAAAATCATACATCTCTATCAacgaaaatcatgatagaaaacaGAAACCCTAGAATATCATAACAATTAGGAAATATAAActccatatgcaggtgctgctgaaataTGTCTAAAATGATTCACAATGAATGTGTCTACAGAGAAATGGAAGGTTCACAATGAATGTGTCTACAGAGAAATGGTAGATTCACAATGAATGTGTCTACAAAGAAATGGTAGGTTCACAATGAATGTGTACACAGAGAAATGGTAGGTTCACAATGAATGTGTCAACAGAGAAATGGAAGGTTCACAATGAATGTGTCTACAGAGAAATGGTAGGTTCACAATGAATGTGTCTACAAAGAAATGGTAGGCTAACAATAAATGTGAAGTTGTCTACAGAGAAATGGTAGGTTCACAATGAATGTGTCTACAGAGAAATGGAAGGTCCACAATGAATGTGTCTACAGAGAAATGGTAGGTTCACAATGAATGTGTCTACAGAGAAATGAAAGGTCCACAATGAATGTGTCCACAGAGAAATGGAAGGCTCACAATGAATGTGTCTACACAGAAATGGTAGGTTCACAATGAATGTGTCTACAGAAAATGGTAGGTTCACAATGAGTGTGTCTACAGAGAAATTGTAGGTTAACAATCAATGTGAATTTGTCTACAGAGAAATGGTAGGTTCACAATGAATGTGTCTACAGAGAAATGGTAGGTCCACAATGAATGTGTCTACAGAGAAATGGAAGGCTAACAATGCATGTGTCTACAGAGAAATGGTAGGCTCACAATGAATGTGTCTACAGAGAAATGGTAGATTCACAATGAATGTGTCTACACAGAAATGGTAGGTTCACAATGAATGTGTCCACAGAGAAATGGTAGGTTCACAATGAATGTGAATTTGTCTACAGAGAAATGGAAGGCTCACAATGAATGTGTCTACAGAGAAATGGTAGATTCACAATGAATGTGTCTACAAAGAAATGGTAGGTTCACAATGAATGTGTACACAGAGAAATGGTAGGTTCACAATGAATGTGTCTACAGAGAAATGGAAGGTTCACAATGAATGTGTCTACAGAGAATGGTAGGCTAACAATGAATGTGAAGTTGTCTACAGAGAAATGGTAGGTTCACAATGAATGTGTCTACAGAGAAATGGAAGGTCCACAATGAATGTGTCCACAGAGAAATGGTAGGTTCACAATGAATGTGTCTACAGAGAAATGGAAGGTCCATAATGAATGTGTCCACAGAGAAATGGAAGGCTCACAATGAATGTGTCTACAGAGAAATGGTAGGCTCACAATGAATGTTTCTACAGAGAAATGGAAGGCTCACAATGAATGTGTCTACagagaaatggaaagtttacaatgaATGTGTCTACAGAGAAATAGAAAGTTTACAATGAATGTGTCTACAGAGAAATGGTAGGTCCACTATGAATGTGTCTACAGAGAAATGGAAGGTTCACAATGAATGTGTCTACAGAGAAATGGAAGGTTCACAATGAATGTGTCTACACAGAAATAGAAGGCTCACAATGAATGTGTCTACAGAGAAATGGAAGGTTCACAATGAAATGTGTCTACAGAGAAATGGATGGTTCACAATGAAATGTGTCTACAGAGAAATGGAAGGTCCATAATGAATGTGTCCACAGAGAAATGGTATGTTCACAATGAATGTGTCTAAACGGAAAAATGGGAGGCCCACAATGAAATGTGTCTACAGAGAAATGGAAGGTTCACAATGAATGTGTCTACAGACAAATGGAAGGTTCACAATTGGTACATTACTATAAAGATTAGACTTCAACCGACCCTTACTGTTAACTTGATTTCTAGCTATACGTTAAATATGTAACAGAATTACATACATTGTGTGAGGCATCATTtgttaaaagtgaaataatcataTATAAAGTACGAAGGTCAACATAGTCATAAAACATTCAACTATTCATCTAGAGGACATCATCTGTGTATGCAGCGTAATACTAGTATAAAATTTAAGGATAATATCACcttttttttgttcttgtttttttttaaaaagaggaATGTATTCAGTCTGATTCAGAACAATTAAacatatacaaagaaagatataCAATACAGTGTTAATGCTTATCATGGAAAAGTATTCAGAGATGGGATATTTAAATGTATTCATTTCTTCACCTATTTTTTTCTGGTCAATTTACTATCACTTAAACCGTAAAGAAATTTAGCGGAGATTTAAAGATAACATCCCTGAAGGATCGTTAGTGTTACTTATTTGAACCAacccatgtatgtaaatatattgTCCTGCATTGCTTTGCCCCATTGACTAGTCACGTTGTCACGTTAAAGATCCCACCAATCGGCCAGTTACTCCAGTTTCACACTCGTCTCAGAGCAGAAAAGTATAACAAGTCTAAATGATTTTAACGACGATGGCCGACGAGTCATACTGCAATCCAGTATTCAGTATCGTGTGTGCTTCTTCTTATGACCGAGTAATTCAACATGCTGAACGTCTAGAAGCTCGCTTTCAAGAATTAATATCCATAAATCCTGAAGTGGAATTGTTATCGGAACATTACCACAAAGTGACGGCACAAATAGAAATGGACAAGTTATCTGCGGTAATAAGTTCTCCAGTGAGTCATCATAGCAGATTGAACAACCATTTTAACCAACAACGTCAGCAGCTGATAACTTACTACACAGAACGCCTTGCTGATATTGGAAACCGGAAATCATATGTCGATCATAACAAAGATGTCGGCCTAAACAAAGATGTCAACTGGAAAGCACTGAATCTAATGATGGAGTGGTATGACAAACACAAAGACCATCCGTATCCTACAAATCAAGACATAGGACATATTTCAATTCTTGGTAACATTGCTGTTAACGACATAGACACTTGGTTTCATTTCGAAAGGATTCGTCGTTCTATTGCCAACAAGTGAACTGTTAATAAAGGGTAAGCGTCACAATTGAGTGGATTGACATGAATATTGGCGTCGTGATAGGAAATTCTATTTTGAGAATACTAATGTTATTGACTAGTAGAGGTAATTTGGAATCTTGGTTTTATTAAGATAGACATATCTGCATGGAAAAAAATGTCCTGCATAGTGAAAGAATCAACTAGCTTTGTTTGAGGTCTTATTATTGACATATTATAATAGCAATATATGGGTAATTTACACTTAGTCACACAAGAAACCATGGACGTTAATTACCGAAAAATTAGTCCTTCGGTCCATCAGCGCTCAATAAAGGTCAATCGTAGTAAATCACGAAACTTGAAATGTTCATTGAGTCCGTCTATTTTTTTATCGACGTATTCAGCTCTGTGAAACCATCTTGGTATTACAAAATACGTAGCTTAAGGATAATTACTGAACTTGTAGCAAGTCTAACGTTTATATTTGTGATTAaattacacatatttttttgtagtttgaAGGCTGAAATAGATctagataaatgcattatttgaTGTCAAATCAATACATTCTTATATATGTTTCTATTCTAAGCATAATTTTCTTTCCCTTTTGTACTATGATATTATTTTCAATGAGAATATGGAAGTAATGAAAACTTTAAGGAGCCAgacaaacaacattttattaaGTCACATCGTTGATCGCTTGTAATCGAAAAGAACTGATattatccatccatgacacaactTTATATATTAGTATGTACACAGCAAAAATgaaaccaacaacaaaaaatacacaaaaaagcaGTAAAATATAGATATCTGAACATATCTGAAAAGAATAACTTGGGTTAACTTCGTCTAAGGGAATACAACTATTCGTTTTTGGAAAAATAGCCAAATTATTAACTCAAAATCATAACTAGAATGTGAACTAAGTTGTACTACCGAATCACCGACTGAAGGCACAGTGGTATGTAATCTATAACTCTGTCATTTTTACAATGCATGAGTTGAATTGAATTAAACATTTTGCGGGGTTATAactttctttatcttatttcatCCATATATACATAAGAAAAATTAAGTAACATATATAATAATTCGGTGTCATCTGTCGACCAACGACCTTTTAAGCTTCTGTTGATAAGTCTGTAAACATATGATATATATCCAATCTAACCATTTGACTTGGCAGGAAAGGAttgatattgtatattttttttaaagacttttaaaaatcaaatacacaaatgatattaataataatataatttcattaaacAATTAAAACCCATCCTTCTACTGCATTTAAATATCTGAGGAAAAACCAGTAGAGTACTTTGTATGTTGCAAAATTCTTCCAAGAGAATACGTACCAAAGAGCATCaatgtatttttataaaattggcATCTGAACTGCTGAAATTATGCATTCAAGAACAGTCTTTTCAGACTTGGCATGtttaaattatgtttatatttataaaaaaaatatatgatacaaTGCGTTTGTGGGGGAATCGAGACAAATGTACATCATTTATTTAAATGTCAGTTTCCACATAGATTTCATGAACATTTTACCAGACAGTACTGTAGTTTGTGAATGGTTAAGAAATATCAGCCGAagcaaaatttgtattttcttgaTATAATTCAATTAAATTAACTTTGGCTGCGAACAATGGGTTTATGAAATTATGTTTGTTTTACTTAGGGaaccagggttgagttcaatatcgtagcagctataTAGGCTATGAGTTGGTTTTTTTTGGCTACCGGCATGTAGcacaaattacaaaaacttgCAAATAGTATATGCGTTATATACCTCCAATACAATATTGGCTGTTTTGTCTGTCTACACCAATGTTTGTTGACTTTGTAAATTTGTAAAGTTTACGATTTGTCAGTTTATAGATTTACTGGTTGCAGGAAAATTGTAGTGTTCATGTTTACTGCTAACAATAACGCACGTGCAAGATATTAGTCCGATATGGGTTGAACAAGACCAGTACAATTATAAATACCTTTTATTAGCACTAAGAATAATTGACAATTTATATTAGACATAATATGCACAGGAAAGTTACAAAAATAAGTTGTCTACTAGTAATTTATAAATTAGCACTACAACATAATGATCATAATATTCAAGGTTGTAAAAAGTCAGTTTAAAACTTCTTTGCACTTTTCCGGATGACGGCTGATGACTGGCGTAATCTTTCACTTGCAAACCATACTCTGACATCTCGCATATTAATGTTCGCAATATTGGACAGATTTTTAATCTGTTCCCTTGATGGATAAGGATGGTCGCGATGTTGGTTGGACCAGTCTTGTAGTATACTGACGTTTCTAGTGTTGAACGTGGATTGGCAAGTTGGAGGATTAACCAGACTGTTGAGCTTTCTGTCTATTCTATGCATAAGAAGTTGTCGTTGGTGGTTGTAGTACTGATTTATACGACAGTGGTACTGTGGTGAAGACTCCATGACTGCAGTTAGTTTCTTCATTTCTATGTCGGCTGTGATGCTGTAATATTCTGTAAATAGAGCATCGATCCCTGTTGGGAAGTTTATCTCGTATGAATGTAGTCTGCTCTCTAGAAGTTCTGACTTTCTCTCAGTGCTGTCATAGGATGGATCAGAGATTATGCTGAAGACTGGATGGTAAGTGTCAGAAGCTGATACGGGTTGTTTTACGGTCACTGTGACTGATGGTATTGGTTGAGTTTGCTGGTTAGTAATAGTATTCTTGACTGGTAGGATGTTTTGAAGTCCTAACATCTCTTCTACTGTAGTATTCCTGCCAATCTCGAATGGCAGTGGTGTCGGTCTGGGCAAGTTGGACCATACGGAATTCATGTCTGCCATCTTGTTTAAACTAtagattactttttttttttttccttcttattCTTATTTTACTTTGGAACAgagtttttcgaaaaactgaTAAATCGTCTTGGATTGTCGTCATATTTATGCAGAAAACAAACAATACAGACCAAGCTCTGAGAAATGCTATTATTTCATTGGTTATCGGGACTACTTTAATCTCGGTTTATCAAACATTCCGTCAGTTGAGTTAGCTTGACCTTAAAACAACTTAATTCGGTTAATTTCTCGACATTTTAATTGATAATTGATGAATAGAATCAATTATTACCAATTGGAAAACATTAAAGAATTTTAAGTGAAATAGTTGGTAATGTTTTAATGGATTAATCAGTTTTAAGAAAATGATTGGATAATTAAGGCAAATGAGcagaaaataaatcaaaagtcATAACTTGTTATTGAATTGAATTTACTAATCTAATtcagtgattttaaaaacaaatgaatgaatgaatattttattgcaaaagcAAACATAATGCTATagcaaaataacataatatataatgACAATAATGACAGTAAACAAACAGAGAACAACACAATATGGTCATAATAAGCACAGAaccacaactgttatgcaatgaTTATTTGTGATCTTAACTTCCATGCCGCATTAAGAAATTTACACAATGTTTTTGTTAGATTCTTTGAGCTACATGTAGTCTGTAACAGGAATACCAGCTTTCTATTAGTTGGCCATGAACAATAATATTTTGGTAAAAACTGTAGCCTTAATGATCTAAAGGCAGGACATACAAGAACAAAATGGTactcattttcaatacaattcaTATGACAGCATATACATATACGATTTTCTCTGACCAAGCTGGATTTTAcgtcgattgaaaaaaaaaattaatatattattatAGAATAGTCTAAGAGATCAAAGTGAAAAACTGGTAAAAATCATCATTAATATTATAAAAGTAAAATTCAAGGTCTTATGCATTCAACATTTAAGGTATACTTAGTTATACTATATGATTCTATACCAAccttttattttagtttaaaaaattacGAATTTAGAGTTTAAAACAGTAATAATTTATGGTCAAATACAAAAATTCGACATCTTTTGAAAAAAGTTTGGTTGTTATATTGAAAGGAAGTAAACtttcaattaaaatttacaaattgagATCTAAGATAACTAAAagttgcaatatatatatatatatatatatatatatatgtttttaaaattctctttaaatttgttaaattttccACTTGAATAATGATCTTTTATTCTAACTGAATTAGCGTTTGCTATTTTTACGAGGTAAATTACCACTGCAACGAAATACTGGTATCAGCAAATTAAGGTCCATTCAAAAACGAATATTATAGTAAAGTATAGTTTTATTCTGGCAAATTCAAGCACCTATACAAAAATTCATAagaaatacaataatatataatagaaaaaaaggaTATTGGGTATCTAGcgatccatgacacaaaatcagtaaatGCAGAACAAAAAAATCACTCGGAATGTTTCACTTTTATTACTGTTCTTCTTCTCAAAGCCATAGTGAGACCTTCAACACAGATAACAGTGAGACCTTCAACACAGATAACAGTGAGACCTTCAacacatataacaaaaaaactatCACATCACTACAAGTTTTAGACGACCCCTTGTACCGCCTTATTCTATGCAAAATTAATTTTGATAGACTGTAAGATGCAACACCACCTTTTGTGTCCCTTATATAGCACACACAATAACTAACTAAACTGTGCAAAtggaaataatttctgaataaaaaaagaagatgtggtgctATTGCCAACGAGATGACTAATATCCACCGGAGTACATTAGCAACTATAGATCGCAGTACgatagttttttattttttttataggagtcGATATCTGGATGTCATTCATATGGTCAATTACTAAGTGTCAGTAAACTGGATATCTGTCATACTGACCAATAAAAGGAGTCAGTATACTGTATATCTGTCATATTAGCAATTACCAGAAGTTTTTATACTAAATATCTGTCATGCTGACTATTATTTGGAGTCGTTATACTGGATATCTGCCAAACTCACCATAAGCAGGAGTTGTTAAACTGGATATCTGTCATTTTCAGTATGACAGATATCCAGGAGTCGGTTTACTGGATATCTGTCATACTGACCATTACCAAGAGTTGTTATACTGGATATCTGTCAAACTATCAATTATCAACAGTTGATATACTTGATATCTGTCATACTGACCATAACTAGGATTCGTTATACTGGATATCTGTCATACTGATCTTTACCAGGAGTTGATATACTGGATATCTATCTTACTGACCATTACCAGAAGCCGTTTTACTGGATATCTGTCATATTATAAATTATCAAAAGTAGTAACACTGGATATCTGTCATACTAACCACTACCAAAAGTCGGTTTACTGGATATTTGTCATACTAGCCATTACTATGAGTTGTTATATTAGATATCTGTCATATTATCAATTACCAAAAGTTGTAATACTGGATATTTGTCATAATCCAGTCTTCGAGTCGGCTTACTGGATATCTGTCATACTGGATATTAATTGGAGTCGTTATACTTGATATCTGTCATACTCACCATTACCAGGAGTTCTAATACTGGATATCTGTCATATTATCAATTATCAAAAGTTATGATACTGGATATCTGTCATACTGACTATTACAAGTAGTTGTTATACTTGATATTGGTCATACTTACAAGTTGTTATACTGGATATCTGTCATATTGTCCATAAACAGGAGTCAATATACTTCATATGTCATACTGAACATTAAAAGGAGTAGTATAGCTGTCAAATTGTCAATTACCAAGAGTCGATATACTGGATATCTGCCATGCTGACAATTAATCGGAGTCGTTTTACTTTATATCTGTCCCTATGGCAATgcaatgtattgttatttttggaattttgaaatatgATGAAGTCCTAGGCGAGTTGAAGAAACCTCTAAGTAAAATGTAGGTCACTGTGCTCGATTTCAAGATATTGTGTGCTGAAAATGATTATtgaatgaaattttgtaaaaaagatagactgcgttttatttttttttaagagtaGTAAGACCTATAATTCTTCGTAATACATTAttaagatttcattttttttaatgccgtgataagtgaaaataagaaataaaaaacagagtattgtccctgctaaacggcaaagtgtaggtttcagctcgagagatcccagtgaagacattttttccCGTTAAAATCTTTAAGGTACACAgtttacaaaatgaaacaaaaattgaaaatctgaTGCTCGTCATTGCGTATACTCAACCCTCATATAAAGCTCTCggccaatctaattaaaatttaaaCCTTGCTTTTTAACAGATCcatttaccggaccggcaactttcttcatttagtaagaaaatctacagtgccgttgcATGCATTACCATAAGCAGGAGTTGTTAAACTGGATATCTGTCATTTTCAGTATGACAGATATCCAGGAGTCGGTTTACTGGATATCTGTCATACTGACCATTACCAAGAGTTGTTATACTGGATATCTGTCAAACTATCAATTATCAACAGTTGATATACTTGATATCTGTCATACTGACCATAACTAGGATTCGTTATACTGGATATCTGTCATACTGATCTTTACCAGGAGTTGATATACTGGATATGTATCTTACTGAACATAATTAGAAGCCGTTTTACTGGATATTTGTCATATTATCAATTATCAAAAGTTGTAACACTAGATATCTGTCATACTGACCACTACCAGAAGTCGGTTTACTGGATATCTGTCACACTAGCCATTACTATGAGTTGACATATTAGATATCTGTCATATCATCATTTATCAAAAGTTGTAATACTGGATATCTGCCATACTTCATTACTTCGAGTCGGCTTACTGGATATCTGTCATACTGACTATTAATTGGAGTCGTTATACTTGATATCTGTCATACTCACCATTACCAGGAGTTCTAATACTGGATATCTGTCATATTATCAATTATCAAAAGTTATGATACTGGATATCTGTCATACTGACTATTACAAGTAGTTGTTATACTTGATATTGGTCATACTTACAAGTTGTTATACTGGATATCTGTCATATTGTCCATAAACAGGAGTCAATATACTTCATATGTCATACTGAACATTAAAAGGAGTAGTATAGCTGTCAAATTATCAGTTACCAAGAGTCGATATACTGGAAATCTGCAATGCTGACAATTAATCGGAGTCGTTTTACTTTATATCTGTCCCTATGGCAATgcaatgtattgttatttttggaattttgaaatatgATGAAGTCCTAGGCGAGTTGAAGAAACCTCTAAGTAAAATGTAGGTCACTGTGCTCGATTTCAAGATAATGTGTGCTGAAAATGattattgaattaaattttgtaaaaaagatagactgcgttttatttttttttaagagtaGTAAGACCTATAATTCTTCGTAATACATTAttaagatttcattttttttaatgccgtgataagtgaaaataagaaataaaaaacagagtattgtccctgctaaacggcaaagtgtaggtttcagctcgagagatcccagtgaagacattttttccCGTTAAAATCTTTAAGGTACACAgtttacaaaatgaaacaaaaattgaaaatctgaTGCTCGTCATTGCGTATACTCAACCCTCATATAAAGCTCTCggccaatctaattaaaatttaaaCCTTGCTTTTTAACAGATCcatttaccggaccggcaactttcttcatttagtaagaaaatctacagtgccgttgcATGCATTACCATAAGCAGGAGTTGTTAAACTGGATATCTGTCATTTTCAGTATGACAGATATCCAGGAGTCGGTTTACTGGATATCTGTCATACTGACCATTACCAAGAGTTGTTATACTGGATATCTGTCAAACTATCAATTATCAACAGTTGATATACTTGATATCTGTCATACTGACCATAACTAGGATTCGTTATACTGGATATCTGTCATACTGATCTTTACCAGGAGTTGATATACTGGATATCTATCTTACTGAACATAATTAGAAGCCGTTTTACTGGATATTTGTCATATTATCAATTATCAAAAGTTGTAACACTAGATATCTGTCATACTGACCACTACCAGAAGTCGGTTTACTGGATATCTGTCACACTAGCCATTACTATGAGTTGACATATTAGATATCTGTCATATCATCATTTATCAAAAGTTGTAATACTGGATATCTGCCATACTTCATTACTTCGAGTCGGCTTACTGGATATCTGTCATACTGACTATTAATTGGAGTCGTTATACTGGATATCTGTTATACTCACCATTACCAGGAGTTCTAATACTGGATATCTGTCATATTATCAATTATCAAAAGTTATGATACTGGATATCTGTCATACTGACTATTACAAGTAGTTGTTATACTTGATATTGGTCATACTTACAAGTTGTTATACTGGATATCTGTCATATTGTCCATAAACAGGAGTCAATATACTTCATATGTCATTCTGAACATTAAAAGGAGTAGTATAGCTGTCAAATTGTCAATTACCAAGAGTCGATATACTGGATATCTGCCATGCTGACAATTAATCGGAGTCGTTTTACTTTATATCTGTCCCTATGGCAAtgcaatgtattattatttttggaattttgaaatatgATGAAGTCCTAGGCGAGTTGAAGAAAACTCTAAGGAAAATGTAGGTCACTGTGCTCGATTTCAAGATAATGTGTGCTGAAAATgattattgaaattgtaaaaaagatAAGCCGCGTTTTTTTTAGAGTAGTAAGACCTATAATTATTCGTAATACATTATAAAGATTTCGTTTTTAATGCCGTGATAAGtgaaaatatgaagtaaaaaacagagtattgtccctgctaaactgaaaagtgtaggtttcagctcgagagatCCCATTGAAGATATTTTTTTCCGTTAAAAAATTTAAGGTACACAgtttacaaaatgaaacaaaaagtgaaaatctgaTGCTCGTCATGGCGTTTTCTCAACCCTCATAATAAGCtctccaatctaattaaaatttaaaccttgctttctaacagatctatttaccggaccggcaactttctttatttaataagaAAATCTACAGTACCGTTACATCCacttgtctgcttggagtccctcTCGAAAAAGAGAAATAAGCGCTCCAGCTTTCTCCACACAAAACAACCTTGGctccatgaaatagcaaataatgataaaagtggcgttaaagaccaacaatgaatacatcaATCATTGTATATCTTAGACGTTTCTCACACAGATTATATAGTTTTGCTAAAGTCGAATCTATTTATCTGAGATTGAACTTGATTATAGCAATTTTCccgcatcgtgtaatgatgaattcGGATAATACTGtaaaatatttgccgctggacatgaaagtTTAAACTTCAATCGTTTTAAATAACAAGATGACTAGacgaattttaaagcagaaatttAGGCAGCTATTTTAGTGGAAAGCTGTAGGTAATAGCGACCTCGTGTGGAATATTGTGAAACTATTTTATACTAGATTTGTAAAACTTCTAGACTTGTCAAACTTCTTGATTTGTAACATGTTGATGTGTaacttgtattttttctttagaaACGGAACTTCTCATTGGTTGACACGTAAAAATTACACAGACACAATCTTACAAAACGTGACTCAGCAAAGTaactaaaatttacaaattaagaaCTGTAGAAATTCGTGTAACGAATGAAGAAAAAAAGgttaacaaattaagaaattgtgtttacacattaaaatttacattttcacaaaTCAAGAAATGTAGAAATTTATGTAACGGTTGCATTTTACAATTAAGAAATGTATAATTATGGCGGATATTCCCTTCCATATCCATGAACATGGTTAAAGAAAAAGATTTGATAAACAGGAATctgatattcagtggttgtcgtctgtttatgtggttccttggtgtttctcattttttatatagattagagcGTTGGTTTCCCCCCTTTgcatggttttacaccagtaatttttggg
This genomic window from Mytilus galloprovincialis chromosome 9, xbMytGall1.hap1.1, whole genome shotgun sequence contains:
- the LOC143046808 gene encoding uncharacterized protein LOC143046808; the protein is MADESYCNPVFSIVCASSYDRVIQHAERLEARFQELISINPEVELLSEHYHKVTAQIEMDKLSAVISSPVSHHSRLNNHFNQQRQQLITYYTERLADIGNRKSYVDHNKDVGLNKDVNWKALNLMMEWYDKHKDHPYPTNQDIGHISILGNIAVNDIDTWFHFERIRRSIANK